The Lepidochelys kempii isolate rLepKem1 chromosome 25, rLepKem1.hap2, whole genome shotgun sequence genome contains a region encoding:
- the FSD1 gene encoding fibronectin type III and SPRY domain-containing protein 1 isoform X1 — translation MGDQKDALRKIITTLAMKNEEIQNFIYALKQMLQNVEVNSTKVQEDLEGEFQSLFSLLDELKEGMLMKIKQDRASRTYELQNQLAACTKALESSEELLETANQTLEGAENHDFNQAAKQIKDSVTMAPAFRLSLKAKVSDNMSHLMVDFTQERRMLQSLKFLPVPSAPEIDMAESLVADNCVALVWRMPDEDSKIDHYVLEYRKTNFEGPPRVKEDQPWMVIEGIKQTEYTLTGLKFDMKYMNFRVKACNKAVAGEFSEPVTLETRAFMFRLDASTCHQNLKVEELSVEWDAMGGKVQDIKAREKDGKGRTASPVNSPARCVQSPKRMPSARGGRDRFTAESYTVLGDMLIDGGDHYWEVRYDRDSKAFGVGVAYRTLGKFDQLGKTSSSWCVHLNNWLQVSFTAKHNNKAKVLDVPVPDCIGVYCNFHEGFLSFYNAQTKQLLHTFKAKFTQPVLPAFMVWCGSFHVYSGLQVPSAVKCLQKRNSTASSSNASLT, via the exons GACGCCCTACGGAAGATCATCACCACACTAGCCATGAAGAACGAGGAGATCCAGAACTTCATCTACGCCCTCAAGCAGATGCTGCAGAACGTGGAG GTGAACTCCACCAAGGTGCAGGAGGACCTGGAGGGGGAGTTCCAGTCCCTCTTCTCCCTGCTGGACGAGCTGAAGGAGGGCATGCTcatgaagatcaagcaggacCGGGCCAGCCGCACCTACGAGCTGCAG AACCAGCTGGCTGCCTGCACCAAGGCGCTGGAGAGCTCCGAGGAGCTGCTGGAGACGGCCAACCAGACACTGGAAGGGGCCGAGAACCACGACTTCAACCAG GCTGCCAAGCAGATCAAGGATAG TGTGACGATGGCCCCAGCATTCCGGCTCTCGCTCAAGGCCAAGGTGAGCGACAACATGAGCCACCTGATGGTGGATTTCACCCAGGAGCGTCGCATGCTGCAGTCCCTGAAATTCCTCCCAG TTCCCAGCGCCCCGGAGATCGACATGGCCGAGTCGCTGGTGGCCGATAACTGCGTGGCGCTGGTCTGGAGGATGCCCGACGAGGACAGCAAGATCGACCACTACGTCCTGGAGTACCGCAAGACCAACTTCGAGGGGCCCCCGCGGGTGAAGGAGGACCAGCCCTGGATGGTGATCGAGGGCATCAAGCAGACCGAGTACACCCTCACTG GGCTCAAGTTCGACATGAAGTACATGAATTTCCGCGTCAAAGCCTGTAACAAGGCTGTGGCGGGCGAGTTCTCCGAGCCGGTCACCTTGGAAACCAGAG CGTTCATGTTCCGCTTGGACGCCAGCACCTGTCACCAGAACCTGAAGGTGGAGGAGCTGAGCGTGGAGTGGGACGCCATGGGGGGCAAGGTGCAGGACATCAAGGCCCGGGAGAAGGACGGGAAGGGCAGGACGGCGTCGCCGGTGAACTCCCCTGCCAG GTGCGTGCAGTCTCCGAAGAGGATGCCCTCGGCCCGGGGGGGCAGGGACCGCTTCACAGCCGAGTCCTACACTGTGCTGG GCGACATGCTGATCGACGGGGGAGACCACTACTGGGAGGTGAGGTACGACCGGGACAGCAAGGCCTTCGGCGTGGGGGTGGCCTACAGGACCCTGGGCAAGTTTGACCAGCTGGGCAAGACCTCGTCCTCCTGGTGCGTCCACCTCAACAACTGGCTGCAGGTCAGCTTCACCGCCAAGCATAACAACAAGGCCAAGGTCCTGGACGTGCCCGTGCCCGACTGCATCGGCGTCTACTGCAACTTCCACGAAG GGTTCCTGTCCTTCTACAATGCTCAAACCAAGCAGCTGCTCCATACGTTTAAGGCCAAATTCACCCAGCCGGTGCTTCCTGCCTTCATG
- the FSD1 gene encoding fibronectin type III and SPRY domain-containing protein 1 isoform X2, producing the protein MGDQKDALRKIITTLAMKNEEIQNFIYALKQMLQNVEVNSTKVQEDLEGEFQSLFSLLDELKEGMLMKIKQDRASRTYELQNQLAACTKALESSEELLETANQTLEGAENHDFNQAAKQIKDSVTMAPAFRLSLKAKVSDNMSHLMVDFTQERRMLQSLKFLPVPSAPEIDMAESLVADNCVALVWRMPDEDSKIDHYVLEYRKTNFEGPPRVKEDQPWMVIEGIKQTEYTLTAFMFRLDASTCHQNLKVEELSVEWDAMGGKVQDIKAREKDGKGRTASPVNSPARCVQSPKRMPSARGGRDRFTAESYTVLGDMLIDGGDHYWEVRYDRDSKAFGVGVAYRTLGKFDQLGKTSSSWCVHLNNWLQVSFTAKHNNKAKVLDVPVPDCIGVYCNFHEGFLSFYNAQTKQLLHTFKAKFTQPVLPAFMVWCGSFHVYSGLQVPSAVKCLQKRNSTASSSNASLT; encoded by the exons GACGCCCTACGGAAGATCATCACCACACTAGCCATGAAGAACGAGGAGATCCAGAACTTCATCTACGCCCTCAAGCAGATGCTGCAGAACGTGGAG GTGAACTCCACCAAGGTGCAGGAGGACCTGGAGGGGGAGTTCCAGTCCCTCTTCTCCCTGCTGGACGAGCTGAAGGAGGGCATGCTcatgaagatcaagcaggacCGGGCCAGCCGCACCTACGAGCTGCAG AACCAGCTGGCTGCCTGCACCAAGGCGCTGGAGAGCTCCGAGGAGCTGCTGGAGACGGCCAACCAGACACTGGAAGGGGCCGAGAACCACGACTTCAACCAG GCTGCCAAGCAGATCAAGGATAG TGTGACGATGGCCCCAGCATTCCGGCTCTCGCTCAAGGCCAAGGTGAGCGACAACATGAGCCACCTGATGGTGGATTTCACCCAGGAGCGTCGCATGCTGCAGTCCCTGAAATTCCTCCCAG TTCCCAGCGCCCCGGAGATCGACATGGCCGAGTCGCTGGTGGCCGATAACTGCGTGGCGCTGGTCTGGAGGATGCCCGACGAGGACAGCAAGATCGACCACTACGTCCTGGAGTACCGCAAGACCAACTTCGAGGGGCCCCCGCGGGTGAAGGAGGACCAGCCCTGGATGGTGATCGAGGGCATCAAGCAGACCGAGTACACCCTCACTG CGTTCATGTTCCGCTTGGACGCCAGCACCTGTCACCAGAACCTGAAGGTGGAGGAGCTGAGCGTGGAGTGGGACGCCATGGGGGGCAAGGTGCAGGACATCAAGGCCCGGGAGAAGGACGGGAAGGGCAGGACGGCGTCGCCGGTGAACTCCCCTGCCAG GTGCGTGCAGTCTCCGAAGAGGATGCCCTCGGCCCGGGGGGGCAGGGACCGCTTCACAGCCGAGTCCTACACTGTGCTGG GCGACATGCTGATCGACGGGGGAGACCACTACTGGGAGGTGAGGTACGACCGGGACAGCAAGGCCTTCGGCGTGGGGGTGGCCTACAGGACCCTGGGCAAGTTTGACCAGCTGGGCAAGACCTCGTCCTCCTGGTGCGTCCACCTCAACAACTGGCTGCAGGTCAGCTTCACCGCCAAGCATAACAACAAGGCCAAGGTCCTGGACGTGCCCGTGCCCGACTGCATCGGCGTCTACTGCAACTTCCACGAAG GGTTCCTGTCCTTCTACAATGCTCAAACCAAGCAGCTGCTCCATACGTTTAAGGCCAAATTCACCCAGCCGGTGCTTCCTGCCTTCATG